GCGCCGCACGATTACAGGCACCTGGGAGCGGCCGGCGTCAACATGGTCCGCGAGCGTTACAGCCTCGACGTATGCCTGCCGAAAATGCTCGATCTCTATGAAGAAGCCACCCACGCGCGCCGCGGGCGCTAAACTTCACGCGGCCGAGAATGAGACATCGGCGGTGGCTGGGGCAGAGCCTGGCCCGGTGGAGGCTGGCACTCCGTTCATCTCGGCGGCCAGGCGATGCCCCGGTTGGACGCACCGGGGCATCGCTTGGCCGTCACGCTGTTGAAGGCGCCAGCCGCTATCTGGCCAAGCTCTGCCCCAGCCACCGCGTTTGCTCGCGGCAAAACGTCTCATTCTCGGCCGCGCTACGTAGATCGAGCGGGTGCTTGAATTAAGTCCCGGCTTGTGGATAATAGTTAGCTGGTCCAAAAGCGGGGCGTGGCCTGCCTGGAGAACTGCCATGATCGAACCGGCCGAACAAACGATGGACGGTTCGCCGAGAGCGCGCGAGGCGCAGTCGCGGCAACGATTTATTGAAGCCTGGCAACAGGCGCTGCAAGGCGGCGGCGACCCGCCGAGCATCGACGTCCTGCTTTCCGCGTTCGACGGACCGGCCAGCGTCGAGTTTCGCCACGATCTGGAGTCGCTCGACTCTGTTTTTCGCCAGCGCGTTGGCCAGGGCGGCGCGACCATCAACTTTGCCCCCGACGCCAGCGTCGACCATGTGCGGCGTGACAAAGCGGCGGAGACGCTGGGGCTCGATCCGGAATCTCAAGGGAAAATGTCCGAGAACGCGGCGAGCGAGCAGGCCGCGGACGCCACCGCATCGTATCAGCCCGGTGAGCTTTCCGCGCTGCGCGAGGCGAACGCCGAGACGCGTGCCTTTCTCGGCGACGATACACCCGTAATCGTCGACAAACGAGGGGCGCCGGTGCGGCTGCCGAAAGCGGTGGCCGGCTACGAGATTCTGGGCGTCTTGGGGCGCGGCGGCATGGGCGTGGTCTACAAGGCCCGGCAGCCCGGCTTGAAGCGATTGGTGGCGCTGAAAATGATTCTGGCCGGCAGCCATGCCGACGCCGACGACCTGGCCCGCTTTCGCAGCGAGGCCGAAGCCGTCGCACACCTGCAGCATCCCAACATCGTGCAGGTCTATGAGATCGGCGACGACGACGGACGGCCGTTTTTCTCGCTGGAGTTTGTCGACGGAAAGAGCCTGTCGAACCAACTGGAAGGCAAGCCGCAAACGCCGCGGCAGGCCGCCGAAACCATCCGCGTGCTGGCCCAGGCCATGGCCGTCGCCCATGCGCGGGGCATCATACACCGCGATCTCAAGCCGGCGAACATCCTGGTCGGCCACGATGGCACGCTCAAGATCACCGACTTCGGTTTGGCCAAGCGGTTGGAAGACGAAGGGGGCCAAACGCGCTCGGGCGCGGTCGTGGGCACGCCCCATTACATGTCGCCGGAGCAGGCGTCGGGCCGCATCCGCGAAGTCGGTCCCGCGGCCGACATTTACGCCCTGGGGGCGATGCTCTACGAGATGCTGGCCGGCCGCGTGCCGCTGCGCGGCGCCAGCGTGCTCGACACCTTGCAGCAGGTGGTCGCCAAAGAGCCGGTCGCGCCGTCGCAGCTCGATCCCAAGCTGCCGCGCGACCTGGAAACGATCTGCCTCAAGTGCCTGCGCAAAGATCCGGCCAAGCGCTATGCCCGCGTCGACGACCTGGCCGAAGACCTGCGGCGTTTTCTCGCCGGCGAGCCGGTCCTGGCGCGGCCGGTGTCGAAGGCCGAACGCGCCTGGCGCTGGTGCAAGCGCAACCCGCGCGTGGCGGCGTTGAGCGGCGTGGTGGCCGTGCTGGTGCTGGTTTGGGCGGCCAGCGCCTCGGCCGTGGCCTTCAAGTTCAAAGAGAAAAACGTGTTGATCGCCAACGCGCTCGACGACGCCAAGCAAGGATGGAGCGAGGCCGAAACGAACCTGCACGTTGCGCAAGCCAAGCAAGCCGAGGCCAAGCGCAACGCCGCGGTGGCCGTAGAGAACGCCAACCAGGCCGTGGCGAACCTCAAGGCGGCCAAGAAACAGCACGAGCGCGCGGCCGACTTGCTGATCGAACTGGGCGCCCAGTTGGAACAGCGTTTACAAGACAGCCGCACCCTGGCCGACCGGCCCGACTTGCGGCAGTTGCAGGAGGAATTGCTGGGCATGGTCAGCCAGGCGGTCGGCAACCTCTCGAAGGAGATCGAGGAGGGCCACATCAGCGATTTTGGAATGGTCGCCACCTGCAATCGGCTGGGCGAGCTATTGTACAAGCTCGGCCA
This genomic stretch from Pirellulales bacterium harbors:
- a CDS encoding protein kinase gives rise to the protein MIEPAEQTMDGSPRAREAQSRQRFIEAWQQALQGGGDPPSIDVLLSAFDGPASVEFRHDLESLDSVFRQRVGQGGATINFAPDASVDHVRRDKAAETLGLDPESQGKMSENAASEQAADATASYQPGELSALREANAETRAFLGDDTPVIVDKRGAPVRLPKAVAGYEILGVLGRGGMGVVYKARQPGLKRLVALKMILAGSHADADDLARFRSEAEAVAHLQHPNIVQVYEIGDDDGRPFFSLEFVDGKSLSNQLEGKPQTPRQAAETIRVLAQAMAVAHARGIIHRDLKPANILVGHDGTLKITDFGLAKRLEDEGGQTRSGAVVGTPHYMSPEQASGRIREVGPAADIYALGAMLYEMLAGRVPLRGASVLDTLQQVVAKEPVAPSQLDPKLPRDLETICLKCLRKDPAKRYARVDDLAEDLRRFLAGEPVLARPVSKAERAWRWCKRNPRVAALSGVVAVLVLVWAASASAVAFKFKEKNVLIANALDDAKQGWSEAETNLHVAQAKQAEAKRNAAVAVENANQAVANLKAAKKQHERAADLLIELGAQLEQRLQDSRTLADRPDLRQLQEELLGMVSQAVGNLSKEIEEGHISDFGMVATCNRLGELLYKLGHGEQALAQYRYGYRLVKQVVESDPKNDLARTNLALMLMQMGKMCLDVNGDAQTAHDYFIEARDLQQAIADQPQNSAEQTEKDHRRLLAFYELHAGMASLRLGRPDEARKSFQAALAHREAWLKLEPNSIEALSYLSEAHLWLGVVHWHLGDVEATRDHFRKALDICHDLSQRFPNKFGFLRDLAEVYGEDCDAKLRLGLVDEARAAAEESRKFIDAFLARNPDNVAEQPLLARTYERQALLSLRLGQADEARRHFDDARKLRDELLAVEPKNQSWRMARALALAHCGQRAEAAKLAQEVVDQSPGHVGLLLQAARTWAVCAAETSEPGEQAAYRNRAVEALRQATQGGYRDAVVVETDPELSLLADDAGYTAILAEIKAR